Proteins from a single region of Apium graveolens cultivar Ventura chromosome 7, ASM990537v1, whole genome shotgun sequence:
- the LOC141672819 gene encoding putative germin-like protein 2-1, with amino-acid sequence MVNMIVLVGLLALSFCIAMAADHSPLQDFCVAQSNSQVLLNGLACKNPSMVQASDFSFSGLHISGNTSNAVGSRVTPVATTQIPGLNTLGISLVRIDYAPWGINPPHTHPRATEILTVMEGSLEVGFVTSNPDNRLISKILHKGDVFVFPIGLIHYQRNIGKGNAMAIAGLSSQNPGVISIANAVFGSKPAISSDVLVKAFLVDKRVVSGMQSKF; translated from the exons ATGGTAAATATGATTGTCTTGGTTGGCCTATTAGCTCTTTCTTTCTGCATTGCCATGGCAGCTGACCATAGTCCACTTCAAGATTTTTGCGTGGCTCAATCAAACAGCCAAG TGCTTCTTAATGGATTAGCATGCAAGAATCCAAGCATGGTCCAAGCCAGTGACTTTTCCTTTAGCGGACTTCATATATCAGGTAACACAAGCAATGCAGTTGGCTCTAGGGTAACTCCTGTGGCCACAACCCAAATTCCAGGACTAAATACACTAGGCATCTCCCTTGTCCGCATTGACTATGCACCATGGGGCATCAATCCTCCTCACACACATCCTCGTGCCACAGAGATCTTAACCGTCATGGAAGGAAGCCTTGAAGTTGGTTTCGTCACCTCAAATCCCGATAATCGATTAATTTCAAAAATACTACACAAGGGTGATGTGTTTGTCTTCCCTATTGGTCTCATTCACTACCAGCGAAACATAGGAAAGGGCAATGCCATGGCTATTGCAGGTCTTAGCAGCCAAAATCCAGGAGTCATTAGCATTGCAAACGCTGTTTTTGGTTCAAAACCAGCTATATCAAGTGATGTACTTGTTAAAGCATTCCTTGTGGACAAGAGGGTTGTCTCCGGTATGCAGTCCAAGTTCTAA